A region of the Bacteroidota bacterium genome:
GGTGTTTCGGGTGGAACAATAGCCTTACTTACAGGGATTTTTGAAAGACTTATAAATGCAATAAAATCATTTAATCTAAAAGCTTTCAAATTATTTTTTACAGGAAAATGGAAAGATTTCGCAGAACATACTGATTTCAAATTTTTAGTTTCAGTTTTTGTAGGTATCGCTATTGCAATATTAACTCTTGCTAAATTGTTGGAATATCTTTTTGAAAACTACCCTGTTCTTGTTTGGGCATTTTTCTTCGGATTAATATTAGCCTCCGTTTATTTTATAGGTAAAAGAATTTCAAAATGGTCGTGGCAGGTAATAGTCATTTTTATTTTAGGTGTGGCTTTAGCAATTTCAATATCAGTTTTAAAACCATCAAAAGAAAATGACTCTGTAATTTATTTGTTAATCAGTGGTGCAGTAGCTGCTTGTAGCATGATACTCCCTGGATTATCAGGCTCTTTTATACTTTTACTAATGGGCAATTATCAACTTGTAATGATAGACTCAATAAATAATCTTGATTTTAA
Encoded here:
- a CDS encoding DUF368 domain-containing protein; the encoded protein is MITVIKKYLNILLKGIGMGAANVIPGVSGGTIALLTGIFERLINAIKSFNLKAFKLFFTGKWKDFAEHTDFKFLVSVFVGIAIAILTLAKLLEYLFENYPVLVWAFFFGLILASVYFIGKRISKWSWQVIVIFILGVALAISISVLKPSKENDSVIYLLISGAVAACSMILPGLSGSFILLLMGNYQLVMIDSINNLDFKILIPVVVGAGVGLLAFSYILSWIFKKYKDQTLAILTGFILGSLSILWPWKQTIETYIDRHEVIKPLVQKNILPNAYAEITGESSYLFFAIVLMIVGFAVIWIMEKSAEKIIDE